The Armatimonadota bacterium region ACCGTGGTCGGCACGTCGCGTGACGGCGAAGCCGCCGTTGCGCTCGCCAAGCAACTGCGCCCGGACCTGGTGCTGATGGACATCGGCATGCCGGGGATGGACGGCATTGCGGCCACGGCCGAGATCATGGCGCAAGCCCCGGTGCCGATCGTCATGCTCACCGCACACAATGATCGTCAGCGCGTGCAGAAGGCGATGCGGGCTGGAGCCGCGGCGTACCTGCTCAAGCCCATCAGCGAGTCCCAACTGAAGCGCGCCATCGACACCTCGGTGGCGCGCTTCAACGAGGCGAACACGGAGACGCCGCAAGATTAACGAAGCTTGGCCTCCGCAGGCGGGCAAGCCCTCCGCAGGCGGGCAAGCCCTCAAACCGCCGCGTGGGAGGCACCTCCACCCAGGCGGTTGCGGTGCGGTCGCGAGAAAAGCGCGGGGCGGCCCCATGGCCGCCCCGCCAACGCCTGTGATTCGCGTGGCATTGCCTAGTAAGTCGCGCCGGTACCGCCAGCCGTGGCAAAGGCGTAGCTGAGGCCGACGGTGAAGCGGTAGTCGTCTTGCCCCAGCACGCTCCCGGCGCGCGCGGCGCCGGCCTGCACCGTCATCGCCGGGCTCACCGGGTAGCGGATGGCGGCGGCCGCCTGGTCGGCGCCGAACTTGCTCCACTTGTACTCCGCCACCAACGACGCACCCTCGGGCGTAGTGACATCGAAGCCGACGAAGGGCTTGAGCTCGTCGCCATCAACGCCGTTGCTGACACGCGTGAGCATGAGCCCGAGGTGACCGCGCAGGCGCGCGCGCGGCGCCGCCGCCGCGTAGGCCTCAGGCGCGGCCGTCGCGATCTCCTTGCTGGCGACCGCGTATAGGTCGAGGATGTTATCGCCGGTGCCGTTCACATACGACCCGCCGAACGCCAGACCGAAGTCCGCCGTCTCGGCTTTCATCAGCGCCACCTTGGCCCCGATGCCGGTGAAGTGGTCATTCACCCCGTCCTTCAGTCTCGTATAGGCTATCCCTAGTTCCGCGCTATCCGAGACCCCGGCCAGCACGCGGATCGCCCACACTTTCTCCTCGCCAGCCAGCTTGGCGTAGTCAGCGGCGAGTTCTGCGCTGCCGGAGGCGGCCACGTCCGCCGTCGGCAGGTCAACCAGGCCCGTCATTGCCGTAAAGCGCGTGGGGTAGCCCCACGCCATCCCGCTCAGCAGCGCCACTGCCAGCACCGCTGACAAAATGCACAACCTGTGCTTCATACCCTGATACCTCCCTTCATCCGCCATGCATCCGTCGTCGAACAGCCCTCGTCACCACCCCCTTCCATGAAAGCAAATCAAGGCCTCGACGCTTGCGCGCCGCGGCCCCGTCTGAGCGCGATACGATGCTTTTCCATCGGTATCTTGCCGCCGGCCGTGACGATCGTTTCCGCGCACATGCCGCCTCTGTCATCATCAGCGCCGCGGCCCACCGCGCCGGTAGTATAGCCAACGCATGATTGCCTGTCAAGCTGGCCGAGGCCGGGGGTTGGGACCGGACAGGTTGATTGTTACCCCCTGGGGGAGGCGAAGGAGTTGCGGATTCTTGCTCTGAAATCCGTGGGGCCCGCGGGCGAGAAACGGTTGCGCGAGCTCTTGCCCGCGGGAGGAAAGACGCGGTTGAAGATGGAATCTGTAGTCGTGCGGCGAGGGGGGCGTGCACCGACTCGGCGGCTCCCGCGCGGCGGGGCGCGGAGGAAAGGAATACCTCTCGTGCGCAAGCGAGCCATCCTGCCCCTGGCGATCGTCTGCCTCGTCCTGATCGTGGCCGCGATCACCGTCTATGCCGCCCGGGCGCAGGTCGTCCGCTTGTCCGCCCGGGCCCGATCGGCGGTTCCGCCGATCACCGCGGGGCGGACCTCGCTCCCGGACCTCCCCCGCCGATGAGACCCGTCCCCGCCCGGCAGACTCCGGTGCGGTAGTCGTTCGCGCCCTGCAAGGACCTCCTTCCGCGCTGGCGCAGGGAAGCCACACCTCTCCGGCGAAGTCACCCCCCTGCAACCGGCGTCTGGCGCCGAAGCCCCCCAGGCGGCGGGTGAATCCCCATGGAGGCAACTACATGACCCCGCGCAGGCCCATCGTGCACCTGGTGTGCAACGCCCACCTCGACCCCATCTGGATGTGGCCCTGGGAGGAGGGCGCCCGTGAGGCGATCTCGACTTTCCGCACCGCCGCCGATTTCTGCGATGAATATCCCCGGTTCATCTTCAACCATAACGAGAGCGTGCTCTACGAGTGGGTCGAGGAGTACGATCCCGCTCTTTTCGCCCGCCTCCAGGGCCTGGTCAAGGCCGGACGTTGGCATATTGCCGGCGGGTGGTATTTGCAGCCCGACTGCAACCTGCCGGGGGGTGAGACCTTCGTGCGGCTCATCTCCGTGGCGCGGCGCTACTTCGCGGACAAGTTCGGCGCGCGGCCCACCGTGGCCTACAACTTCGACCCCTTCGGCCACCACGGCAGTCTGCCGCAGATCCTGCGGCAGACCGGCTACGAGATGTACCTTCACTGCCGGCCCGGCGCCAATCTGCTGGAGCTGCCCGCCCCGCTCTATCGCTGGCAGGGCCTGGACGGGTCGCAGACCCTCGCCCTGCGGCCGGCCACCGGCTGGTACGGCACCTTCGAGCACACCGGCCTCGAAAGCGTGCGCCGCGGCGTGGAGTTCGCGCGCCACACCGGCGAGGACCAGCTCGTGCTGTGGGGCCTGGGCGACCACGGCGGCGGCCCCAGCCGCAAGCTCCTGGAGGCGATCCACGCGGTGATGGATGAGACCGCCGACGTGGAGATTCGCCACAGCACGCCGGAGGCGTACCTGGCGCGAATCAAGGACCGCCCGGCGGGCCGCTGCGCGCCTGTTCACCGCGGCGACCTCCAGCGCAGCTTCCCCGGGTGCTACATCTCGATGGCGCCCATCAAGCGCGCCATGCGCCGCGGCGAGGCGCTGCTGGCGTCGGCGGAGCGCTGGTCCACGGTGGCGTGGCACGAGCGCGGGCGCGCCTACCCGCAGGGGCGACTCGATCAAGCCTGGAAGGGCGTGGCCTTCAACACCTTCCATGACATCCTGGCCGGCTCGTCGTCGGAGGCGGCGTCGCTGCAGGACGTAATGGAGATCTTCGGGCGCTCAGCCGATGTCTGCCGAAGCCTGCGCATGGCGGCGCAGATGGCGCTGCTGCCCGAGGTCCCGCCCCGCCCGGACACGATTCCGGTCTATGTCTTCAATCCACACGCCCACGCGATGACGGCGCCGGTGGGCCTCGAGTTCCTGATGGAATACATGCCGCGCCCGGAGGCGAAGTCGTTCGCGCTATACGACGATACCGGCCGCCAAATGGGGTGCCAGAACCAGGGCGGGCCTTTCGAGCGCACGGGGAGCCTGGGGGGGTGGCATCGGTATCTGGGGTTCGTGGCGCAGGTACCGCCGCTATCGGCGCGGCGCTACGAGGTGCGCCGCCACGAGCAGCCCGCCGCCGGCCGCTCGCCGCTGACGGTCAGGCGCACCCGCGCCGGCATCGTCGTCGAGAACCGCTGGCTGCGAGCCAAGTTCTCGCGCGAGACCGGCGGCCTCGCCTCGCTGGTGGACAAGCGGAGCGGCCGGGATCTGCTGCGCGGCAGCGTGCGGCCGGCGGCGATGAAGGACACCCTCGACGCCTGGGGCGGGGAGGCCAACGCCAACTTCAGCACGCCGCTGGGTGAATTCGCGCCGCTGTCCCCGCGCGAGGTCGCGCGCTGGGCGGGGGAGGACAAGACCGAGGTTCCCGCGCTGCACGTCCTGTTCAGTGGCCCGGTGAGTGTGACGATTCAATCGCTGGTGGGGTGGCGGCGCTCGCGGGTGTGCCAGCAGTTCACGGTTTACGCGGACCTGCCGCAGATGGAGGTGAACCTGCGCGTCCACTGGCAGGAGCGCCGCCAGTGCCTGAAGTGGGTGCTGCCGTTCCGGCTGAAGGACAGCCGGGCGGTGTGCGAGGTGCCGTTCG contains the following coding sequences:
- a CDS encoding glycoside hydrolase family 38 C-terminal domain-containing protein, whose product is MTPRRPIVHLVCNAHLDPIWMWPWEEGAREAISTFRTAADFCDEYPRFIFNHNESVLYEWVEEYDPALFARLQGLVKAGRWHIAGGWYLQPDCNLPGGETFVRLISVARRYFADKFGARPTVAYNFDPFGHHGSLPQILRQTGYEMYLHCRPGANLLELPAPLYRWQGLDGSQTLALRPATGWYGTFEHTGLESVRRGVEFARHTGEDQLVLWGLGDHGGGPSRKLLEAIHAVMDETADVEIRHSTPEAYLARIKDRPAGRCAPVHRGDLQRSFPGCYISMAPIKRAMRRGEALLASAERWSTVAWHERGRAYPQGRLDQAWKGVAFNTFHDILAGSSSEAASLQDVMEIFGRSADVCRSLRMAAQMALLPEVPPRPDTIPVYVFNPHAHAMTAPVGLEFLMEYMPRPEAKSFALYDDTGRQMGCQNQGGPFERTGSLGGWHRYLGFVAQVPPLSARRYEVRRHEQPAAGRSPLTVRRTRAGIVVENRWLRAKFSRETGGLASLVDKRSGRDLLRGSVRPAAMKDTLDAWGGEANANFSTPLGEFAPLSPREVARWAGEDKTEVPALHVLFSGPVSVTIQSLVGWRRSRVCQQFTVYADLPQMEVNLRVHWQERRQCLKWVLPFRLKDSRAVCEVPFAAIERSTDGAENVGGRWVRLEEKAGDRLAVGVANDGQYAFHARGDGELGLSLVRGAAHCRFDDLPARADEHHTYMDQGQHDFRFRVLWGKAPALAKALIPAAMELNLPLEPFFIYHQPMPQPGAPRHAAPLLEVTPETVVLSALKRADDGDDLIVRLYEALGRRTRATLRLAGARSPFELDFGPFEIKTLRFTRTARGFALTACNLLEEPEPNMSPS
- a CDS encoding response regulator, which codes for MNILIAEDEFLITLTLKVQLEAMGHTVVGTSRDGEAAVALAKQLRPDLVLMDIGMPGMDGIAATAEIMAQAPVPIVMLTAHNDRQRVQKAMRAGAAAYLLKPISESQLKRAIDTSVARFNEANTETPQD